The Cyclobacterium amurskyense genome contains the following window.
AACGATTCTCCCTTTTTCCAAATGGCGAATTGCTCTCCTCCTAATAAAAGGCTCGCAGACACTTTCTACTTTGATCCCTGACATTAGACGTGTGTACATGCCATTTTGCTCAAGAGAACTTTGTAATGCCATTGCGTTGATAAGGGTAGCAAGCATGCCCATGTAATCACCTTGAACCCTGTCTATACCTACCTTGCCGGCTTGTACACCTCTAAAGATATTTCCACCTCCAATTACTATGGCGATTTCTACGCCAAGGTCATGAACGCTTTTGATTTGGGTTGCATATTCTTGAAGTCTCTTTGAGTCAATGCCATAGCTATTGTCTCCCATCAGGGCTTCACCGCTAAGCTTAAGGAGTATTCGTTTGTATTTCATCTTGCGAATTATTTTCTGTTTTACTAGTGAAAGGCCTTGATTAGGACTATTAAAAATTTATTGATCTCAATAAGCCCGACAAATATAAATCCTTGTTTTTAGAATACTAAATCTTAAGGGTAAAAATGGCACAAATCATGCGAATTTTGTGCTTTGGTCTAAAGTTTTCGCTTTGAAGAATATTTTTGTTTAAGCGACTAAGTTAGGAGAAAATGGATTA
Protein-coding sequences here:
- the pyrH gene encoding UMP kinase, with translation MKYKRILLKLSGEALMGDNSYGIDSKRLQEYATQIKSVHDLGVEIAIVIGGGNIFRGVQAGKVGIDRVQGDYMGMLATLINAMALQSSLEQNGMYTRLMSGIKVESVCEPFIRRRAIRHLEKGRIVIFGAGIGNPYFTTDSTASLRAIEIEAEVVLKGTRVDGVYTADPEKDATATRYTNITFQEVYEKNLNVMDMTAFTLCQENNLPIIVFDMNKKDNLLDLINGKEVGTLITSK